Sequence from the Exiguobacterium aurantiacum genome:
TGACGACGAAGCCTTCCACTCCGTCCGTGATGACTTCCGGTAATCCGCCCGCATCGCTGACGACCGACGGGACACCCGTCGCCATCGCCTCGAGGGCGACGAGACCGAACGCCTCTTTGTCTGACAACAGCACATGGACGTCGCTGATCGACAGAAGTGCCGCCACTTGCTCTTGCTTTCCGGCGAAGATGACTTGCTCTTCAAGTCCCATCTCGCTCACGAGGCGGCGCATCGCTCCCATGAGCGGACCGTCGCCGACGAGGAGCAGCTTCTTGTGCGGCACGTCCATCTGCTGGAACGACTCGAGCACGAGGTCGATTCGCTTCACTTGGCGGAAGTTCGAGATATGGATGACGACCCGGTCGTGATCGGACAAGCCGTATCGTTCGCGGAGCGATGTGTCGGCCTGCGGCTGATAGACGGCCTCGTCGATAAAGTTATGGATGACGTCGATCGACAAATCGGACCCGATTCGCTCGAGCGTCTCTTGTTTCAAGCTGTCCGAGACGGCCGTGATCGCGTTCGATTGGCGCAAACCATAAAGGATGGCCGGCTTCAGTTCCTCATCTTCCCCGAGCACGGTAATATCGGTCCCGTGCAGCGTCGATACGATCGGCGTCTTCGTACCGGCCATCTCGCGCCCGAGGGCGGCACAGACGGCGTGTGGCACCGCGTAGTGGGCATGGATGACGTCAAGGCCGAACGCCTGGATGACGCTCGCGATCTTCGAGGCGAGCGTGATGTCGTACGGCGGATAGCGGAACACAGAATACTGATTGATCTCGACTTGGTGGAACGTGATATTCGGATGGTAGGCGTTCAACCGGAACGGGATGCTCGACGTGATGAAATGGACGTCATGCCCCCGGTCGGCGAGCTTCATACCGAGCTCGGTGGCGAGGATGCCCGAACCTCCGACCGACGGATAGCAAAGGACCCCGATGCGTAATCTCATGCGAGCTCACCTGCCTCGTTGACGACATACGGGCGAATCGTCATCAACCCTTCGGCGTACTCCGTGCCAATCAAGCTACCGAAATGACGTTCCCGTGCCAACACACGGTCGACGTATGCGTCCGTCAGCGGTGTCGCCACACCGTCGACGGGCGTGAACTGACTGGCATAAGCCCGTAAGGCGTTTAGTTTATGTTCGATCGTCGCCGTGATGTCGATACAGA
This genomic interval carries:
- the bshA gene encoding N-acetyl-alpha-D-glucosaminyl L-malate synthase BshA, translating into MRLRIGVLCYPSVGGSGILATELGMKLADRGHDVHFITSSIPFRLNAYHPNITFHQVEINQYSVFRYPPYDITLASKIASVIQAFGLDVIHAHYAVPHAVCAALGREMAGTKTPIVSTLHGTDITVLGEDEELKPAILYGLRQSNAITAVSDSLKQETLERIGSDLSIDVIHNFIDEAVYQPQADTSLRERYGLSDHDRVVIHISNFRQVKRIDLVLESFQQMDVPHKKLLLVGDGPLMGAMRRLVSEMGLEEQVIFAGKQEQVAALLSISDVHVLLSDKEAFGLVALEAMATGVPSVVSDAGGLPEVITDGVEGFVVKRGDALTATRALESILLDGELHARFRANGLERAKQFASADIVTAYEALYEQVVGR